The following proteins are co-located in the Planctomycetota bacterium genome:
- a CDS encoding radical SAM protein — protein MRPVLLVNPNLMRPPVTPVGLDHIGQHLRDAGFDVELLDLAFAPSPEAAIDATLRRREWLLVAVSVRNVDDSFAASRDFCLARTRALIGRIRAATDAPIVLGGVGFSIFPHAALAFCEADYAIRGEGEEPLRRLAHGLAHGAPVDDVPGLLARRNGRVACDNPPFRHDLAAMPVWRRDVVDNPRYLAEGGQVGFETKRGCPRACTYCADPVAKGTRLVARTPAQVADELESLVRQQGVDVFHTCDAEFNVPRDHALAVCAEMARRGLGCRIRWYAYAVPDGFDDELAAAMARAGCAGVDFTADHTDARMLATLGRTHTLDDLRRAAAACHRHAIPFMFDLLLGGPGETRDTLRACIEALKEMNPSRVGTSLGVRLYPGTPLARWLGRGDDEEGLLRPAYYLEPALGPDAHDYVRRLIAGDERFLFPSGGESAANYNYNDNSTLSAAIRAGARGAFWDILRRMTEER, from the coding sequence ATGCGCCCCGTCCTCCTCGTCAACCCCAACCTGATGAGGCCTCCCGTGACGCCGGTGGGCCTCGACCACATCGGCCAGCACCTGCGCGATGCAGGGTTCGACGTCGAACTGCTCGACCTGGCCTTCGCGCCCTCGCCCGAGGCGGCCATTGACGCGACGCTCCGCCGCCGCGAGTGGCTGCTCGTGGCCGTGAGCGTGCGGAACGTGGACGACTCGTTCGCCGCGAGCCGCGACTTCTGCCTCGCCCGCACGAGGGCGCTCATCGGCCGCATCCGCGCGGCCACCGATGCGCCCATCGTGCTCGGGGGCGTGGGCTTCTCGATCTTCCCCCACGCCGCGCTCGCCTTCTGCGAGGCCGACTACGCCATCCGCGGCGAGGGCGAGGAGCCCCTCCGCCGCCTCGCCCACGGCCTCGCCCACGGCGCGCCCGTGGACGACGTGCCCGGCCTCCTCGCCCGCCGCAACGGGCGCGTCGCCTGCGACAACCCGCCCTTCCGCCACGACCTCGCGGCCATGCCCGTCTGGCGCCGCGACGTGGTGGACAACCCCCGCTACCTCGCCGAGGGCGGCCAGGTGGGCTTCGAGACCAAGCGCGGCTGCCCCCGCGCCTGCACCTACTGCGCCGACCCCGTGGCCAAGGGCACACGACTCGTCGCCCGCACGCCCGCCCAGGTCGCCGATGAACTGGAGAGCCTGGTGCGGCAGCAGGGCGTAGACGTGTTTCACACCTGCGACGCCGAGTTCAACGTGCCGCGCGACCACGCCCTGGCCGTGTGCGCCGAGATGGCCCGCCGCGGCCTCGGCTGCCGCATCCGTTGGTACGCCTATGCCGTGCCCGACGGCTTCGACGACGAACTCGCCGCCGCCATGGCCCGGGCCGGCTGCGCGGGGGTGGACTTCACCGCCGACCACACCGACGCGCGCATGCTCGCCACCCTGGGCCGCACCCACACGCTCGACGATCTGCGCCGGGCCGCCGCCGCGTGCCACCGCCACGCCATCCCCTTCATGTTCGACCTCCTGCTCGGCGGGCCGGGCGAGACGCGCGACACACTCCGCGCCTGCATCGAGGCGCTCAAGGAGATGAACCCCTCGCGCGTCGGCACGAGCCTGGGCGTGCGCCTCTATCCCGGCACCCCCCTCGCCCGTTGGCTGGGCCGAGGCGACGACGAGGAGGGCCTGCTGCGCCCCGCCTACTACCTCGAGCCGGCCCTCGGCCCGGACGCTCACGACTACGTCCGCCGCCTCATCGCAGGCGATGAGCGATTCCTCTTCCCCTCCGGCGGCGAGAGCGCCGCGAACTACAACTACAACGACAACTCCACCCTCTCCGCGGCCATCCGCGCAGGCGCCCGCGGGGCCTTCTGGGACATTCTTCGACGCATGACAGAAGAGCGATGA
- a CDS encoding VCBS repeat-containing protein translates to MRLQAVFVLALWFCGAVAGEGPPEAKGATESPIKFVLHRIGNVRTEACGVADFNGDGKLDIVAGPFLYLAPDFKPLKVRSVRGTVDDKGKGYADDFMNLPLDVDGDGKPDVVSCGWFSTSVTWSRNTLGAAGEWPEEVADKAGNFECGDLADVDGDGKAHEILAHTQPTVWYEVGILASGKRGLVKHVISPKPMNFGAGVGDINGDKRPDVLRPDAWFEAPADPRKGQWTEHPWALGARDGKADHTPQILVHDVNGDGLNDVVTSNAHKHGIFWYQQVKEGAAVSWKQHVIDDTWSQPHSLALADLDGDGDLDLVTGKRFMAHNGGDPDEFGPLGVYWYEFRPGPSPTWAKHVLSYNEGVGSGMEIHAVDLDGDGDLDVVVTGKWGGPAWFENKRKP, encoded by the coding sequence ATGAGACTACAGGCTGTGTTTGTGCTGGCATTGTGGTTCTGCGGCGCGGTGGCGGGGGAGGGGCCGCCGGAGGCCAAGGGGGCGACGGAATCGCCGATCAAGTTTGTGCTGCATCGAATCGGCAACGTGCGCACCGAGGCGTGTGGGGTGGCGGACTTCAATGGCGACGGCAAGCTCGATATCGTGGCCGGCCCGTTCCTCTATCTCGCGCCCGACTTCAAGCCCCTCAAGGTGCGCTCCGTCCGCGGCACGGTGGACGACAAGGGCAAGGGCTACGCCGACGACTTCATGAACCTGCCGCTCGACGTGGACGGCGACGGCAAGCCCGACGTGGTGTCGTGCGGTTGGTTCTCCACGAGCGTCACCTGGAGCCGCAACACCCTCGGCGCCGCGGGCGAGTGGCCCGAGGAGGTCGCCGACAAGGCCGGCAACTTCGAGTGCGGCGACCTCGCCGACGTTGACGGCGACGGCAAGGCCCACGAAATCCTCGCCCACACGCAGCCGACCGTGTGGTACGAAGTCGGCATCCTGGCCTCGGGCAAGCGCGGCCTGGTCAAGCACGTCATCTCGCCCAAGCCGATGAACTTCGGGGCAGGCGTGGGCGACATCAATGGCGACAAGCGCCCCGACGTGCTCCGCCCCGACGCCTGGTTCGAGGCCCCCGCCGATCCCCGCAAAGGCCAGTGGACCGAGCACCCCTGGGCGCTCGGCGCCAGGGACGGCAAGGCCGACCACACCCCGCAAATCCTCGTCCACGACGTCAATGGCGACGGCCTGAACGACGTGGTGACCTCCAACGCCCACAAGCACGGCATCTTCTGGTACCAGCAGGTCAAGGAGGGCGCGGCCGTCTCGTGGAAGCAGCACGTCATTGACGACACCTGGTCGCAGCCCCACAGCCTCGCCCTGGCCGACCTGGACGGCGATGGCGACCTCGACCTCGTGACGGGCAAGCGCTTCATGGCCCACAACGGCGGCGACCCCGACGAGTTCGGCCCCCTCGGCGTCTACTGGTACGAGTTCCGCCCCGGGCCATCGCCCACTTGGGCTAAGCACGTGCTCTCCTACAACGAAGGCGTCGGCTCCGGCATGGAAATCCACGCGGTGGACCTCGACGGCGACGGCGACCTGGACGTGGTCGTGACCGGCAAGTGGGGCGGCCCGGCCTGGTTCGAGAACAAGCGGAAGCCGTGA
- a CDS encoding glycerol dehydrogenase, translating into MKSVLIAPRKYVQGRNVLAEAGRYIGLVGKKPLVLWDPRVKAAVGETVLQSLKDARLEVVDVEFRGETTKAEAARVLAIAREKGADVSVGIGGGKTLDTAKAVAVQGKLGMITCPTIASNDSPTSAATVWYSEKGDFMGFDCWPFNPDIVMVDTQVIANAPVRALVAGMGDALSTWVETQAAMRTRKVLNLGGGTPTLAAVALARLCYDTLLEFGVEARRAAELHVVTPAVEKVIETNVLHSGLGFESGGLATAHMIGNLLTGYPECRALGMMHGEKVAFGVASQLCMDPDVRTEDLYTIVDWCIAVGLPVTLGDLGLAGAARERFKLIGDACAGPGSLCASHAFEVTSEGVVDAMFAADALGQERKKKLGA; encoded by the coding sequence ATGAAATCCGTCCTCATCGCGCCGCGCAAGTACGTCCAGGGCCGCAACGTGCTGGCCGAGGCGGGCCGCTACATCGGCCTGGTGGGCAAGAAGCCCCTCGTGCTGTGGGACCCGCGCGTCAAGGCCGCCGTCGGCGAGACCGTGCTCCAGAGCCTCAAGGACGCCAGGCTCGAGGTTGTGGACGTCGAGTTCCGGGGCGAAACGACGAAGGCCGAGGCGGCCCGCGTGCTCGCCATCGCCCGGGAGAAGGGCGCCGACGTGTCGGTCGGCATCGGCGGCGGCAAGACCCTCGACACCGCGAAAGCGGTCGCCGTCCAGGGCAAGCTCGGCATGATCACCTGCCCCACCATCGCCTCCAACGACTCGCCCACCAGCGCCGCCACCGTGTGGTACAGCGAGAAGGGCGACTTCATGGGCTTCGACTGCTGGCCCTTCAACCCCGACATCGTGATGGTGGACACCCAGGTGATCGCCAACGCCCCGGTGCGCGCCCTGGTGGCCGGCATGGGCGACGCGCTCTCGACCTGGGTGGAGACCCAGGCCGCCATGCGCACCCGCAAGGTGCTCAACCTGGGCGGCGGCACGCCCACCCTGGCCGCTGTGGCCCTCGCGCGCCTGTGCTACGACACGCTCCTGGAGTTCGGCGTCGAGGCCCGGCGGGCCGCCGAGCTCCACGTCGTTACCCCCGCCGTCGAGAAGGTCATCGAGACCAACGTCCTCCACTCCGGCCTCGGCTTCGAGAGCGGCGGCCTCGCCACCGCCCACATGATCGGCAACCTGCTCACCGGCTACCCCGAGTGCAGGGCGCTCGGCATGATGCACGGCGAAAAGGTCGCCTTCGGCGTCGCCAGCCAGCTTTGCATGGACCCCGACGTGCGGACCGAGGACCTCTACACCATCGTGGACTGGTGCATCGCGGTGGGCCTGCCCGTGACGCTGGGCGACCTGGGCCTGGCGGGCGCCGCGCGCGAGCGCTTCAAGCTGATCGGCGACGCCTGCGCCGGCCCCGGCTCCCTGTGCGCCAGCCACGCCTTCGAGGTCACCTCCGAAGGCGTCGTGGACGCCATGTTCGCCGCCGATGCCCTCGGGCAGGAGCGCAAGAAGAAGCTGGGCGCATAG
- a CDS encoding L-rhamnose/proton symporter RhaT produces the protein MEIWLGFLFLFLGAACGGSFGLPSKFVRKDTPWEVLWGPFFFFVTVLLPVVVGPAVVEDFFGVYGNVAMAKLLPVLIFGFLWGLGSMTLGLSFAFIGLSLAYALNYGAQIVTGSLLPMALFNPKDMATEHGAVILAGVGVCVVGVIVAARAAMLKEASAKAAATPDETAGAQRPRMLIGVLVGVVSGVLCACWAVASGYAGPVAKAAEAAGNKGVAVAWAVTCLILWGGVLSACGYCACKLTKNKTWGHLFQPGVGRTLCLAFAMALLHDAAVFFFALGWGRLGSLGVPVGYPAFMSFAIIIGNLHGFRTGEWKGASKRSV, from the coding sequence ATGGAGATCTGGCTGGGCTTTCTCTTCCTGTTCCTCGGCGCGGCGTGCGGCGGGTCGTTCGGCCTGCCCAGCAAGTTCGTGAGGAAAGACACGCCCTGGGAGGTGCTGTGGGGGCCGTTCTTCTTCTTCGTCACCGTGCTGCTGCCGGTGGTGGTCGGGCCGGCCGTGGTGGAGGACTTCTTCGGCGTCTACGGCAACGTGGCGATGGCGAAGCTGCTGCCCGTGCTGATCTTCGGCTTCCTGTGGGGCCTGGGCTCGATGACGCTGGGCCTGAGCTTCGCCTTCATCGGCCTGTCCCTGGCCTACGCGCTCAACTACGGCGCACAGATCGTCACGGGGTCGCTCCTGCCCATGGCCCTCTTCAACCCGAAGGACATGGCGACCGAGCACGGGGCCGTGATCCTGGCGGGCGTGGGGGTGTGCGTGGTCGGCGTCATCGTGGCCGCGCGGGCGGCCATGCTCAAGGAGGCCAGCGCCAAGGCCGCCGCCACGCCCGACGAGACCGCCGGGGCCCAGAGGCCCAGGATGCTCATCGGAGTCCTCGTCGGCGTCGTCTCGGGCGTGCTGTGCGCGTGCTGGGCCGTGGCGTCGGGCTACGCCGGGCCGGTGGCCAAGGCCGCCGAGGCCGCCGGCAACAAGGGCGTCGCCGTGGCCTGGGCCGTCACCTGCCTGATCCTGTGGGGCGGCGTGCTCTCGGCCTGCGGCTACTGCGCCTGCAAGCTCACGAAGAACAAGACCTGGGGCCACCTGTTCCAGCCGGGCGTCGGGCGCACGCTGTGCCTGGCCTTCGCCATGGCGCTGCTGCACGACGCCGCCGTGTTCTTCTTCGCCCTCGGCTGGGGCCGCCTGGGCTCGCTGGGCGTGCCCGTCGGCTATCCCGCCTTCATGTCCTTCGCCATCATCATCGGCAACCTGCACGGCTTCCGCACCGGCGAGTGGAAGGGCGCCAGCAAGCGGAGCGTGTAG
- a CDS encoding FGGY family carbohydrate kinase, whose product MDYLVGIDLGSTSLKAVVYDLQGNAVAKASRPTERVNPDPAHPDWAIWRPEQIWGGTCDALREAIGQLPDPSAIRAVAVTGMGMDGVPMTKDGRWLYPFISWHCARTKPQQDWWLEHVGAQRQFAISGNPVWAINSALRILWMREHEPEILKRTYKWLLIEDFVNFMLCGEFATDYSMASNTLLLDQRTRTYSDELLEVSGIDRGLLAEPRPSGTVLGQVHARAAEATGLPRGTPVVLGGHDFLCGALPAGAFKPGVVLSVLGTWDIIVAAIPAPVLTPEAAAMGTWVDSHVARDMWAVMGSAVAAEMLEWFRDQFGSDEKRKAEAEGGVDWDYLMAAAAAAPPGAHGVMFLPHMSGSSFPIVDASSAGAFVGLRNIVSKGDMTRAVVEGLSYQFLQILKGLERGFGLKAESLVAVGGGTKNRFAMQNKADVAGKPIETPELEEATPLGAAILAGIGVGLYRDEQDAYDHVARPGRVYEPNAALTAQYAEWYATFEQLYPALKGIHARLRKLG is encoded by the coding sequence ATGGACTACCTTGTGGGCATTGACCTCGGCTCCACCAGCCTCAAGGCCGTGGTCTACGATCTCCAGGGCAACGCGGTGGCCAAGGCCAGCCGCCCGACCGAGCGCGTCAACCCCGACCCCGCGCACCCCGACTGGGCCATCTGGAGGCCCGAGCAAATCTGGGGCGGCACCTGCGACGCCCTGCGCGAGGCCATCGGCCAACTGCCCGACCCCTCCGCCATCCGCGCCGTGGCCGTCACCGGCATGGGCATGGACGGCGTGCCGATGACAAAGGACGGCCGCTGGCTCTACCCCTTCATCAGTTGGCACTGCGCCCGCACGAAGCCGCAGCAGGACTGGTGGCTCGAGCACGTGGGCGCCCAGCGGCAGTTCGCCATCAGCGGCAACCCCGTGTGGGCCATCAACTCGGCCCTCCGCATCCTCTGGATGCGCGAGCACGAGCCCGAAATCCTCAAGAGAACCTACAAATGGCTGCTCATCGAGGACTTCGTGAACTTCATGCTCTGCGGCGAGTTCGCCACCGACTACTCGATGGCCTCGAACACCCTGCTCCTCGACCAGCGCACGCGCACCTACTCGGACGAGCTGCTGGAGGTCTCGGGCATTGACCGCGGCCTGCTCGCCGAGCCGCGCCCGAGCGGCACGGTTCTCGGCCAGGTGCACGCGAGGGCGGCGGAGGCCACGGGGCTGCCGAGGGGCACCCCCGTGGTGCTGGGCGGCCACGACTTCCTGTGCGGAGCCCTGCCCGCGGGGGCCTTCAAGCCCGGCGTCGTGCTCTCCGTGCTCGGCACCTGGGACATCATCGTCGCCGCCATCCCCGCGCCCGTGCTCACGCCCGAGGCGGCCGCGATGGGCACGTGGGTGGACTCGCACGTGGCCCGCGACATGTGGGCGGTGATGGGCTCGGCCGTGGCCGCCGAAATGCTCGAGTGGTTCCGCGACCAGTTCGGCTCCGACGAGAAACGCAAGGCCGAAGCCGAGGGCGGCGTGGACTGGGATTACCTGATGGCCGCAGCCGCCGCCGCGCCGCCAGGCGCCCACGGCGTCATGTTCCTCCCCCACATGTCCGGCAGCAGCTTCCCCATCGTGGACGCCTCGTCGGCCGGCGCCTTCGTCGGCCTCCGCAACATCGTGTCCAAGGGCGACATGACCCGCGCCGTCGTCGAGGGCCTCAGCTATCAGTTCCTCCAGATCCTCAAGGGACTCGAGCGCGGCTTCGGCCTCAAGGCGGAGTCGCTGGTGGCCGTGGGCGGGGGCACGAAGAACCGCTTCGCCATGCAGAACAAGGCCGACGTGGCGGGCAAGCCGATCGAGACGCCCGAGCTCGAGGAGGCCACCCCCCTGGGCGCCGCCATTCTCGCCGGCATCGGCGTCGGCCTCTACCGCGACGAGCAGGACGCCTACGACCACGTGGCCCGTCCCGGCCGCGTCTATGAGCCGAACGCGGCGCTCACGGCGCAGTACGCCGAGTGGTATGCGACGTTCGAGCAGTTGTACCCAGCCCTCAAGGGCATTCACGCGCGGTTGCGCAAGCTGGGGTGA